Part of the Bifidobacterium crudilactis genome is shown below.
GACTCTGACCGTGGTCGGGTCGGAGTGATTCGCAGTGATTCGAACACCAAGGGTTTCCAAAGCGCTGATCATCAACTCGGTGTCGCGCGAGCGCAACAGTCCCCGCAACTCGACGCTTTTGCGGCCTGCTGCCGCGAGCACGAGGTATCGGTTCGACAAGGACTTGCTGCCCGGTATGGGGACGTTGGCGTTCAGCGGACCGACGGGCTCCGGAGCCTGCCATGCTGCGCTGTTGCTTGAGTCTGTTGTCATACCTGACATGGTATCCGTTCTCCACGATTTTGGGTCGCCGGATTTCAGGAAACAGATTTCAGGAAACATTGTCCTGACGCCAGCTGTGAATGGCGTGCATTCCCCGTGCTACTGGTCCGCCGAAAGTCTCGATTCGACCATAACCGGGTCGTCGCCGTCGACATGACCGGACGCGCTCTGTATGAAGACCAGCTGGGCCTGAACACGGTCTGCTTCGATTGCCGCGATCTGCCTGGAAAACACGATGAACCAACCGAGGAACATCAGTCCGGCCAGAGCCTCCACATTGGTCAGGGTATTCGCGCCTTCAAGCCATATGACTCCTGCTGCCGCGCATAGCACTATCGCCAGGTCGGATATCACATACATCGCCTTCGACAATTGCGGAGCAAGCCACGGCAACCCTATCAGCAGTATGCACATCAGCCCTGGGAGCCCCCTGGCGAAGACATTGTGCAGTATCGGATGGGGCGAATATCTGAAGCTGCCTATGCCGATGAAGGCAATCCCCGAACAGACCAGCAGCACCGATAGCAGTGTGGTGCGAAGCCTGAAATGATGTACTTCACCAGAGGCTTGAGGAAGATCATCGATTTTAGGGGCGGGCCTGTGGGAGGCCGACCATGCCAGGCGCATCCTATGGGTCGCTCTCAACTCGGAAATCGCGAAGTAACTGATGATGATGATGCACACGCCTGCGAGAATCAATGTGGAGTTGAACATTCTCGCCGCAAAGGTGGTGCGGTCCCCCAGCTGCGAGAAATTATTGTGCCACCAATACGGGTCGTCCGTGGTCAGCCCTGCCGTGGAGACACCGGCCATGACGAATAGCGGCAGCAAGGACGCGATGGTTTTCGCGTCCATCAGGTCGGCCTGCACGAAAGTGATGTACCCGGCGATTCCGGCGAAAATGCCGCACACCCATGGGATGTATCCACTGAAAATCCGTACGCCCATCATGTCGTTCATGATGGCGAGGATGGCGTAAATCGAGAGGAATATCGTCGCCGCATACACCACGGACAAGGCGATAATCTCAAACACACGCCTGATGGGAACCCACCACCCATTGCCCCCGCTGAGGGAACGGGAACGTCTTGAATACCCCACGATAAAGGACAGAACCCCGCATATGGCCACTGCCGCCGAACCTACGATGAACACACGTCTGGTAACCAGCCATATCGCCGGAGCATTATCCATATAGAGCGTCATTGAAACCGCAGCGACCATCAGACAAAGTATGAAGGAAATCAAACCGGACGTCTCGGCACGTTGATGCCGCCCCATATGCCCTCCTCCGATTGTTCACCGCTCCCCCGATTCTAGCCGCAACACGCTACGGGTATTTATGGGTTACAATATTATCTTGTGCTTGCAGCGCAGCTTCTTCGTGGAGCTCGCAGCGAGACACCGAGGTCTTCGGACATCGGGCCGTAGCGCAGCTTGGTAGCGCGCCTGCTTTGGGAGCAGGATGTCGCAGGTTCAAATCCTGTCGGCCCGACCATTGAGGTCTTATTCAAGCTTATGACATTATTAAACCCCGTACTGGGGGCGTTGTCACTGTCCGCGTTCTCTCTATCTGACATGTCTGTGATTCCTTGAACACCTTGTGGTTGTTCAGGTGGTTTAAGGATTTGTGAGCTGTTTTTCGTTTGCGTACTGGAATGCTTGGGTATTGGTGTGGTTGATGATGCGTGGTAGATGATGTCAAATGGGGTGTTGTAGCTGCCAATGGTGAGTACTGGGTTTTGCAGGGTTTCCGGGTTCACATAGATCTTGTTGAAAAATATTTGGTTGAGCGTTCGTTTAATCATGTCGTCTGCTAGGCGATATGCCTTGCCGCAATATTGAGCGAAATCCAGTGCTTGCGTAATGAGGAGTTCTTGATCGCCGAGATCTGTTGTGAGAGCGTCAAGGCGCTGTTTGATGTGGTTGAGTTCGGTGGTAGGGTTTTTCCTGTTCTTCTCGCATGATTTCGATGGGTATGGCGTTCTCGTAATGTGCTTCGAGGTAGTTTTCGTTGTTTGGCTTCGATTTTGCGTTTGGTTTCGGATAGTTGTGAATGTTCAATCCGCGTTTCAGATTGTTGCTTGTGTAGCTCATCTCGCAATGATTGTTCCAATCGTTTGCGGTATGCGGGGCTGAGTTGGATGTGGTCGTAGAGTTTCTGGATTTCTTCTTCGATTCGGTAGATCATGGTTGCCTTGAATTTGCAATGGTTTTTACGGGTGTGTCTTCCCAGACAGATGAAGTAATCGTAGTGGTTGCCTTGGCTGTTCTTGGTTTGAATGAAGAGGAGTCTGTGTCCGCATTGTCCGCAGTATGCGGTGCTTTTCAGATAGTGTGGGTGTACGCGGGTGCGTTCACCGATAAGGTGTGAATTCAGTATTGTTTGGACATTGTTAAATGTTGCGGTGCTGACAATCGCTGTGTGGGTGCCCGGATATTCAACACCTTGATAGGTGACGATGCCTGTGTAGTACGGGTTATGGAGAATTACTTGGAGTTTGGACTGGGTGAGGTTTTTGCTGTTTTGTCGTGTGGTTTTCACGGTTGTCAACCCTCGGTTGGTGAGTTCTTCGCTTAAGGTTTTGAGTGTCCATTGTCCGGTGGCGTATTGTTCGAATGCCCAGGTGATGAGTGGAGCGCGTTCTGGGTCTTTTCTTACGGTGCGGTTTTCTCGTCCGTTGACGATTTCGCGCACGTTGAGGTATCCGATGGGTGCTCGTCCGACAGATCCGCCGTTTTTGACTTTCTCGCTCATGCCTTTCTTGACTTTGTTGCTGAGGTTTTTGGAGTAGAACTCGGCGATGCTGCTCATGATGCCGTGTACGAGTACTCCTGAGGGGGTTTGGTCGATGTTTTCGGAGGTGGAAATTGTATGCCTAGCTGGTCGAGGATTTGGTTGATTGCCACATCGTCGGCGCGGTTGCGTGCTAGTCTGTCGATTTGGTGCACGATGAGGTAGTCGATGTCGGTGTTCTCGTCTTTGAGGTAGGCGATCATTTCTTTGAGGACTGGTCGGTTGATGCTGGTGCCTGATTCCCCGGGGTCGATGAATTCTTTGACGATGAAAGCACCAAGTGATTGTGCTTTTCCTGGTTCGCTTCACGCTGTGCTGGCAGACTGAATCCTTCGTCTCGTCCTCCTCGTTCGGCTTATTGCCGAGTGGAAACGCGCAGGTACATGACTGCACCTTTTGGAGTGAATATGTCCACCAACGGGTCGCCAGCGTTGGTTTGTTTGTTGCCTTGTTGTTGTGTCGTATTCATGTGTCTATTACCGCTCCTTTCGGCGAATTAGTCCAGCGGATTATCCATTGTTTCGGCTGGTTTTCCCACAGGCAGTGGGCTTTATACGGCAGGGAAGGTTGCGTTGTCTGCTCGATTGTGTTGCAGTAGTTCGGTCGGGTGGCGGTCGATATTGACTTGTACACATGGTATTGGTGTCGAATGTGACTGCCAGGACTTCGATCAGGTCATTGATATGGACTGGTTTTTGTTCCTGATTTTCCCTAGATAGGAGATGATGGAATTATGGCTAGGAGATATTCACAGGAGTTCAGGGAGCGGGCGGTCAGACTGTTGGCTGATTCGCGTGTTAATTACTCGTCTGAGACCAAGGCTTTGGAGGGTGTGGCGAAGAGTCTTGGGATTGCTGCGGAGTCGTTGCGTCGTTGGCAGGAACGTGCTGATGCGGCGAATACTGCGGGTCCGGGAGAGTCAGAGGAGTTGAAGAAGCTGCGTTGCGAGGTTGCGCAGCTGCGTCGCGCGAATGAGATTTTGAGTTCCGCGTCGGCTTTTTTCGCGGCCAGGCTCGACCCACACGGCGCTGATGAGCGCGTATATTGACGTGTATCGTTGTCGTTTCGGGGTCGGGCCTATCTGCAGGACGCTCAGGGTTTCGTTGGTTTGCGGGTTTCTCACGCCACGCGCGTACTGGCAGGCCAAGCGGCGTGCTGTTTCGCGCATGCGGGCGCGTCATGAGGCTTTGGCGCGTGATATCGCGATGGTTCATGTGCACCGGTTCATGGCGGTATATGGGTACAGGAAGATGGACGCCCAGCTGATCCGTCAGGGTTGGTGTGGTATCGGTCGTGACCAGGTATTGCGTGTGATGCGTTCCCTGGGTATCCGGGGTGTTCGCCGGGGTCGGATACCGGTAACCACGCGACCCGCGAGAAGTACCGGGGGCGTGGGGATCTGGTACGCCGCCGGTTTCGCTCTGATGCGCCGGGCATGCTCCATGTCGCGGATATCACCTACGTGCGCTTGGCGTCCGGCTCGTTCGCGTACGTGGCGTTCGTCACCGACGCGTACGCCAGAAGGATCGTCGGATGGGCGGTCTCGGCGAGCCAACACACCCGGGCGTTGCCGTTGGTCGCGTTGGACCAGTCCATCGCCTGGACCGTCCGGCATGGCGACGCCCAGGGATTAGTGCATCACAGTGATCACGGCACCCAGTACATCAGTGGTCTGTACGGCACACGCCTCAAGGAAGCCGATATCCTGGCCTCCACCGGCAGCGTGGGCGACTCATACGACAACGCGCTGGCCGAAAGCGTCAACGGTGCGTACAAAAACGAACTGATCACACGCGTCGCACCGTTCCAGAGCGTGCAAGAACTGGAAACAGCAACCTTCCAATGGGTCTTATGGTGGAACAACCAACGCCTGCACCAACACCTCAACTACCAGACACCAGCCGAGATAGAAGCACGGTATCATCAAACCAAGGCGACACCAGTCACCCAATAAACAACAGAGAACAACAATCAGTCCACATCACAACTGTGAGTAAATGAGGCTAGGCTGGCGGCATAGCGGCTCGTTTTGTGCAATTACATTCATAACAATCAGGCGAAGCCTTCTTGCCTCCTCGCACAGAGAAGGCAAGTGATGCCGCCGGTCGCACCTTACCGTCGATCACCGAATACCGGACGATACCGGCGGTTGTTTTTCACAACGGTTAATGCATAAATAGGTTCGGGCCGGGATGCACTGCCCGGATTCGTCTTTATCCAAAGAATCCGGGTTCATGAACCTAATCTCCAAGATAATTTCGTACAGCATCCCGGCAGCACTTCCACGAAATCATCCTTCAATAATTCGACGTGTCATGCTCGAACTAGTTTCTGGCATTGTAATTCGGCCAGTACTTGTTGAAGTGTGCCTCATAGTCAAGTTTCTCGAATGCATCATGCAAGAATTGGATCATCTGCTCTCTGGTGCACGAGCTTGAATCAAATTCCAGGTCAAGCAATTCATGGGAGTTGGTATTAAGACCTTTGTGGAGAGCGCATCCGAGCGTATTGTCTATGACGCTGTCTGTTTTTTCAAGGAACGAATTGAATGTCATGCCATTGAACTCAGCAAAGGTGCTGATGATTCGTCGCATGGAGTTCCACATGAAGCCTGGCCGATCGTTGTCGTACGCAAAACGAAGATCACTCCACAACGAGTCATAGGCAGTCTTAATGTCTTGGTCCTCCTTAAATATCCGCTGAATGCTTGTTTTTTCACCGTTTTTCCGTAAATGAAAATATCGATAAGGATTGTTTATTTGTTTACCACCAGCCCGGATTATGTCACGATATCGTGTCTGATATGGCCTTACATTCAGATAGAAGTACGTGTTGTGAGTTAGCACAATCAGCATGTCGTCAGCACCCATTGTTGAGGATGGTGTCTGTTGGGACGGGTCGTAATACTGTTTGATGACACCCATCATCAGAAATTGGACCGTATCGTCATTACTGTTCATCGGATCATCCAAGACCACCATCTTGGGGCTATTCGTCCCATCATCTGATTGGAGTTTTTGCATGAAGTAGAGGAATGCGATGATATTTTTCTCTCCTGTGCTTAACTCAGTTATCGGCCGTCGCCTTCCACTTGTACTTTGTATGGAATAGTAACCCTGTCCATGTTCCGGTGTTTGTTCGAGAACAAGCGTGAATGATGAATTTCCAATGCCTGTCAGGTAATGGTTTATTGATTTAACTGCTTTTGTTTCGTCGCGTGTCTGCTCCAGCAATTCCGATTGTTGAGCCCGCTTGTCGCGTATTTTTTGTGTAATTGCATCTACGGACTCTTGAGCAGATTGTTGACTGGCTTCGGCCTCATTCAATTGTTGCTGCAGATTAGAATACGTTCCCTCTTGCAAGCTCTTCCATACCTCATGGAGGAGAAGCTGCCGTTTAGCCTGGGCCCGCCGCCGCTCAATATCAGTCGAAAACTCCTCGTTCTCTTGAAGAAGATCAGCGAGATCTGCTTCGATGTCGCTAAAATCCGAGCTGGCATTGAGTGAAACCTGCTCTTTAACCTTGTAGATATCGTGTTGTCTTGATTCCAATGCCTTGATCAGCTGTCTTAGGGTTGGCAGCAGGTTCTGTTTATTATCGTCAATCTGACGGTTCAACTCATCAACTCGGCTTGTAAATGGTGGATAGAATCCATCAAGAGGAACATGATCGAGCTGTTCGATCTGTTCCTTCAACCCTGTAAGTTGTGCGATTTCGTTACTCAACGCTGACTCCAGAGCAGTTTCGGCCTTGCTGATATACCCGTCCAGAAGCTCCCACCGATTCTCGGATATTTCGCTTCCACAGAAGGCGCAACGCTCCCCCGTCTTCCTGGAATGAATCTGCATACCGCGTTTGGCAAAATGCTGCTTATCGACATTGTCACCGATTTCAGCCAGCACAACCTCACGTCCGATGGATCGCTGGAGCAATTCATTAACAACCTGTGTTTCACTTTCAAGATCAACTCGTGGAAAGGTGACCGACGAGGGCGAGGACAACAGACCTGTGGTCAGAATTCCGACCGCTTCCGAATATGCTGATGGTTCCAACGGTGAAGCCGTCTGGATGTCTCGGAGGAAATCGTTCTTGTCATATGAGGTTTTGGCAACCTGCGGGTCTGTGAGATTTTTGATGTGCTTAGCCTGGCTCGTTACGAAAGAGGATATTGCAGCTCGAGCCGTGCTGACTGCATCTGTTGCGCGACTGAGTTGTTTCCCAATATTTTCATCAACCGCTTCAGTATCAATTTGCCCTGTTAGAGTCTCTATATCACGTCTCAGACTGTCGACTTTCTCCTGAATCTCGACATTTTCAACGCCCAACGCGAATGCATCAAGTGTGACGCTTCCGGCAAGAAGTTTGTCGAATCCTTGAAAAATTCGTACATCATAATCGACACCGAACGCATTTCGTACTGCATCGCAGATCGTGGATTTGCCGGTACCGTTTTTGCCGTATATGAAGTTAACTTTGCTCAGTCCTTCGATACGAGCAGGCAATTCGAAACGGTCTGCAAACTCTGACAGTTCCAGCACAGCAACATCTGACATATCACACAGTCTTTCTGGCTTCATCATCAAATTTGAAGTATCACATAACTGATTAGACAGGACACTAACTTTCCTTAGTTACAGTTAAGTCTGTCAAATGTCTCCCAGTGAAAAGCCTCAATGCGTCCGAAGGGAGAACTTGCGCCTTCAAGAATTCAGTGTGGGTAGAATTCTGCCATTCAGCGTTGCCTGATTCGGTAAACGAACTGTACACTCGCTGCACCGTTGTAGTTGCTTTGATCGCCCATTGATAGAGATCACTGCGTTTAAGGTAAAAGAGTCCTTCTGCAGGATCGTGAGCGTCAGCATTTATAGTTGAACTTGTAGTAATGAATACTGTATAAATTTCCGGTTCAATAATTTGATGAACATTCTGACGAATCCATTTTTCATGTGTGAGCGCTTCGCGAACATGTCTTAATGGAACACTCTTGACCGAGCCTTTGCCTTCTGAATATATCTTATCCTCGGAAACAAGAACCACGCCTGGGGAAAGGACCCAATATGGATCCGGAGCCCCATGTTCACTGGGATTTACCGAGATATATCCTAATAGTTTACCAAGGTCACGATGACCTTGTTCGAATTCTGTTCCATCCTGAGATTGCAAATTTGCCAAGATTCGTTGAATATCATTTTGTAATTGTCCGAGTGAACGATAGTTGGTAAGCACCCTTTCAAATCTTGGAAGGGCTTCTTCAAAATAGTCAGTTCTGGCTTCCGGATCCTCAATGATATTCGAAAAGAGTTGCTTCGCAAGGAAGGGAATCCAACGAATACTGTTGTTATTAAGTTTTGCCTGCTCGAGACATTTAGATCCTGATACGAAATAATTTCCATCCATTGATATTGCCTTATATGCGACGCATCCTTGGATGATGTTCCAGAAAGAGTAATAACCTTTTAGCGATGACGAGTTGGAAAGTGTCGAGATGATTTGCTGCCCCTCTTCATAGCCACGTTTATAATCTTTTGCCCAAAGTGCATATTGGAAACGGACTTCAATGCGCGCGCACTTTTGAAGAGTATCTAGATCTTGATTGTTGCTGGAACTGTTGACGAGTGAATAGTCGTCTCTGTAGCTGATAATCGTATCTTCGGCACTCTGCCATTCATTCGTTTGGTCTCTAAAGTATGTAGATTGTTCAATGAGATCCTGCAAGTTGTTGATTACCTGAGAATTTTCTATGCCATATTGCATTTCGGCACGAAGCTCTGGAGGATACTGTGGAAACACCTTAGGGTTTGATAAATCACTTACGTTCCTGCCATCGAAAACACAGATCAGAGAGTAATCTCCTGGGCGACGTGTACACCGTCCAACCGATTGAATCACGCGAGTCCGTAAACGCTCTCCATACAATATATTTGATGAGCTCCTCTCTATGAGAAAACGCTCCTGTAAGTTTGTGACCTTGGGAAGGGCAAAAAATAAAAAGGAGCCGGCTTTCTTCTTCGGGGAAGTCGATACCGTCATAGCGATTCGCCAATATTACAGTAGCGTCGGAGCTGTTGATGAATTCATTTTTCGATGTTTCAATATTTTGGGATTGAAATACCTTAACTTCTGGCATACTTTCATTGAATGTTTTTATGAGTTTTGTTGCCATGCCATTATTTGGTACCAGCACGACGCTTCTTCGAAATATGGATTGCAAACTGGAAAATGCTTCACCTATACTAATGTTATTCGCCAATTCCGGATATAGAAAGAAGCGACGTCCGATTCCAGTTTTTTCCCACTCTGGAGCAATTGGGAGCCGTGTAATATCTTCGATTCCGGTGACCCGTTCGAGTTCTCCTCCACGCCCGAGGGTGGCAGACATTAGTACTCGTTGCTTTGAATTTACAAATGGTGCGAATGTTTCAGTGGGTGCGATCCACGGTCGAATTAGTATTTCGTTTCGATTTAGAAAGATATTGCACTCATCAAGATTTTCTCGTATCCGATTGTAAGCATAGTAATTGGAGGTATCAGATTGAAGTGACGCGAGTATTCCTGAGTAGCGATCCATCACTTGTTCTAAGAGCGGAAATGGAAGCATATCGCAAGAACTATATGGTTCCATGTCATCTTCGCTTTGGGAGAGCTGTTGATAAAACCATTCCGGCATAATCTCTTTAAACAACTCACAGAGCTGACTATATTGAACTTGGGATCGATCAAGTCTAATTGACCAATTGGATACGATATAGTTCTCAGCTGCATGAACATCGTCAAGGATTAGTACTTCGGGATCCTTAAATAGCTGACCATTCGAGAAGAAAGAACTATAAGTTGTCACGCCTATAGCACTTGCCGAGACATATTTTTGCCTGTCCTTTGCCGAATAGTCTCGTTGTCGACCCGTAAAAGCTATCGCATCAATACCATATTTCGAGTTTGCTTGCTCGACGACCTGGTGCACAAGCTGGTTCGTAGGACATAAGAACAGAACTGTTTCATTATTCTTCCTTCTCCGAAACTCTCCGACCAGAAGTCCAACGAGAGTTTTACCGCTACCCGTAGGCATTTCGAGTGCGACAGTCTTTTTATCGATATTCTGTCGATACTCTTCGAGCATTGAAGACTGATAATCAAGCGTGCCCATTATCTTTTTCCGTTTATTATCTTTATACATTTCCTGCGGTGTCAAATAAGCGAAGGATTTACTTTTTTTGAAACGAAGGGCACGACTGACTTCTTTCTATAAATATCGATACTTACATTATGCTTTCAATAATCCAGCAAGAAATCACGCATCATTTTCACGGTGAGAAAGGTCTTACCGTATTCAGATTAATAGAAAGATAATCCTTACTCACATTTATCACTTCACAAAGACACAGGGA
Proteins encoded:
- a CDS encoding recombinase family protein, whose amino-acid sequence is MSSIAEFYSKNLSNKVKKGMSEKVKNGGSVGRAPIGYLNVREIVNGRENRTVRKDPERAPLITWAFEQYATGQWTLKTLSEELTNRGLTTVKTTRQNSKNLTQSKLQVILHNPYYTGIVTYQGVEYPGTHTAIVSTATFNNVQTILNSHLIGERTRVHPHYLKSTAYCGQCGHRLLFIQTKNSQGNHYDYFICLGRHTRKNHCKFKATMIYRIEEEIQKLYDHIQLSPAYRKRLEQSLRDELHKQQSETRIEHSQLSETKRKIEAKQRKLPRSTLRERHTHRNHARRTGKTLPPNSTTSNSALTLSQQISAIKNSSLRKHWISLNIAARHIA
- a CDS encoding recombinase family protein, yielding MVKEFIDPGESGTSINRPVLKEMIAYLKDENTDIDYLIVHQIDRLARNRADDVAINQILDQLGIQFPPPKTSTKPPQEYSYTAS
- a CDS encoding AAA family ATPase; this encodes MSDVAVLELSEFADRFELPARIEGLSKVNFIYGKNGTGKSTICDAVRNAFGVDYDVRIFQGFDKLLAGSVTLDAFALGVENVEIQEKVDSLRRDIETLTGQIDTEAVDENIGKQLSRATDAVSTARAAISSFVTSQAKHIKNLTDPQVAKTSYDKNDFLRDIQTASPLEPSAYSEAVGILTTGLLSSPSSVTFPRVDLESETQVVNELLQRSIGREVVLAEIGDNVDKQHFAKRGMQIHSRKTGERCAFCGSEISENRWELLDGYISKAETALESALSNEIAQLTGLKEQIEQLDHVPLDGFYPPFTSRVDELNRQIDDNKQNLLPTLRQLIKALESRQHDIYKVKEQVSLNASSDFSDIEADLADLLQENEEFSTDIERRRAQAKRQLLLHEVWKSLQEGTYSNLQQQLNEAEASQQSAQESVDAITQKIRDKRAQQSELLEQTRDETKAVKSINHYLTGIGNSSFTLVLEQTPEHGQGYYSIQSTSGRRRPITELSTGEKNIIAFLYFMQKLQSDDGTNSPKMVVLDDPMNSNDDTVQFLMMGVIKQYYDPSQQTPSSTMGADDMLIVLTHNTYFYLNVRPYQTRYRDIIRAGGKQINNPYRYFHLRKNGEKTSIQRIFKEDQDIKTAYDSLWSDLRFAYDNDRPGFMWNSMRRIISTFAEFNGMTFNSFLEKTDSVIDNTLGCALHKGLNTNSHELLDLEFDSSSCTREQMIQFLHDAFEKLDYEAHFNKYWPNYNARN
- a CDS encoding DEAD/DEAH box helicase family protein; the encoded protein is MGTLDYQSSMLEEYRQNIDKKTVALEMPTGSGKTLVGLLVGEFRRRKNNETVLFLCPTNQLVHQVVEQANSKYGIDAIAFTGRQRDYSAKDRQKYVSASAIGVTTYSSFFSNGQLFKDPEVLILDDVHAAENYIVSNWSIRLDRSQVQYSQLCELFKEIMPEWFYQQLSQSEDDMEPYSSCDMLPFPLLEQVMDRYSGILASLQSDTSNYYAYNRIRENLDECNIFLNRNEILIRPWIAPTETFAPFVNSKQRVLMSATLGRGGELERVTGIEDITRLPIAPEWEKTGIGRRFFLYPELANNISIGEAFSSLQSIFRRSVVLVPNNGMATKLIKTFNESMPEVKVFQSQNIETSKNEFINSSDATVILANRYDGIDFPEEESRLLFIFCPSQGHKLTGAFSHREELIKYIVWRAFTDSRDSIGWTVYTSPRRLLSDLCFRWQERK